One Miscanthus floridulus cultivar M001 chromosome 11, ASM1932011v1, whole genome shotgun sequence DNA window includes the following coding sequences:
- the LOC136493873 gene encoding uncharacterized protein, which translates to MAGGNNSGSGGGSGPTPDSLCDSEALHWSWIQQEQHHGGMVSPASPKLQDFLGARSLVLAESLGDGHRHGHDHLHPLQYAAVPDSGSGGHAQPQIAPGAGGGHPHPHPQPLDLSLSLGTGSPVYESMMRRGHGHGSDEQKQYRGVTRLKWTGKYLAQLKDKQGNQIFYTLACDPSYLAGNAKLFLLISSVLFLDYSDICQATR; encoded by the exons ATGGCGGGCGGCAATAATAGTGGCAGTGGCGGGGGTTCCGGTCCCACCCCGGACTCCCTGTGCGACTCGGAGGCCCTCCACTGGAGTTGGATCCAGCAAGAACAACATCACGGTG GGATGGTGTCGCCGGCATCGCCGAAGCTGCAGGATTTCTTGGGCGCGAGGAGCCTCGTGTTGGCGGAGAGCTTGGGCGACGGTCACCGCCACGGTCACGACCACCTACATCCGCTACAGTACGCGGCGGTCCCCGATTCAGGGTCAGGCGGACACGCGCAGCCGCAGATAGCCCCCGGTGCCGGTGGCGgccacccgcacccgcacccgcagcCGCTCGACCTGTCCTTGAGCCTTGGGACCGGGTCGCCCGTGTACGAGAGCATGATGCGCCGCGGGCACGGCCACGGCAGCGATGAACAGAAGCAGTACCGCGGCGTCACCAG GCTTAAGTGGACGGGGAAGTATCTGGCGCAGCTCAAGGACAAGCAAG ggaatcagatcttctatacattAGCATGcgacccttcgtaccttgcaggtaacgcaaaactttttttattaatttccagtgttctattcctagattactctgatatctgtcaagcaacccggtaa